In the genome of Streptococcus mitis, one region contains:
- a CDS encoding ATP synthase F0F1 subunit delta has protein sequence MDKKIVKVIEKYSMPFVQLVLEKGEEDRIFSDLTQIKQVAEETGLPSFLKKVAVDESDKEKTIAFFQDSVSPLLQNLIQVLIYNHRANLFYDVLVDCLNRLEKETNRFEVTITSAHPLTDEQKSRLLPLIEKKMSLKVRSVKEQIDESLIGGFVIFANHKTIDVSIKQQLKVVKENLK, from the coding sequence ATGGACAAGAAAATAGTAAAGGTAATTGAAAAATACAGCATGCCTTTTGTCCAATTGGTACTTGAAAAAGGAGAAGAAGACCGTATTTTTTCAGACTTGACTCAAATCAAGCAAGTTGCTGAAGAAACAGGTTTACCTTCTTTTTTAAAAAAAGTGGCCGTAGACGAGTCTGATAAAGAAAAAACAATTGCGTTCTTCCAAGACTCTGTGTCACCTTTATTGCAAAACTTGATCCAGGTTCTTATCTACAATCACAGAGCAAATCTTTTTTATGATGTGCTTGTAGATTGTTTGAACCGACTTGAAAAAGAAACAAATCGATTTGAAGTGACGATTACTTCTGCTCATCCTCTAACTGATGAACAGAAGAGTCGCTTGCTCCCTTTGATTGAGAAAAAAATGTCTCTGAAAGTGCGGAGTGTAAAAGAACAAATCGATGAAAGTCTCATTGGTGGTTTTGTCATTTTTGCCAATCACAAGACAATTGATGTGAGTATTAAACAACAACTTAAAGTTGTTAAAGAAAATTTGAAATAG
- a CDS encoding ATP synthase subunit alpha (produces ATP from ADP in the presence of a proton gradient across the membrane; the alpha chain is a catalytic subunit), producing MAINAQEISALIKQQIENFKPNFDVTETGVVTYIGDGIARAHGLENAMSGELLIFENGSYGMAQNLESTDVGIIILGDFTDIREGDTIRRTGKIMEVPVGESLIGRVVDPLGRPVDGLGEIHTDKTRPVEAPAPGVMQRKSVSEPLQTGLKAIDALVPIGRGQRELIIGDRQTGKTTIAIDTILNQKGQDMICIYVAIGQKESTVRTQVETLRQYGALDYTIVVTASASQPSPLLFLAPYAGVAMAEEFMYQGKHVLIVYDDLSKQAVAYRELSLLLRRPPGREAFPGDVFYLHSRLLERSAKVSDELGGGSITALPFIETQAGDISAYIATNVISITDGQIFLGDGLFNAGIRPAIDAGSSVSRVGGSAQIKAMKKVAGTLRIDLASYRELEAFTKFGSDLDAATQAKLNRGRRTVEVLKQPVHKPLPVEKQVTILYALTHGFLDTVPVDDIVRFEEEFHAFFDAQHPEILETIRDTKDLPEEAVLDAAITEFLNQTSFQ from the coding sequence TTGGCAATTAACGCACAAGAAATCAGCGCTTTAATTAAGCAACAAATTGAAAATTTCAAACCCAATTTTGATGTGACTGAAACAGGTGTTGTAACCTATATCGGGGACGGTATCGCGCGTGCTCACGGCCTTGAAAATGCCATGAGTGGAGAGTTGTTGATTTTTGAAAACGGCTCTTATGGTATGGCTCAAAACTTGGAGTCAACAGATGTCGGTATTATCATCCTTGGTGACTTTACAGATATCCGTGAAGGCGATACAATCCGCCGTACAGGTAAAATCATGGAAGTCCCAGTAGGTGAAAGTTTGATTGGTCGTGTTGTGGACCCACTTGGTCGTCCAGTTGACGGTCTTGGAGAAATCCACACAGATAAAACTCGTCCAGTTGAAGCGCCCGCTCCTGGTGTTATGCAACGTAAGTCTGTCTCAGAACCATTGCAAACTGGTTTGAAAGCTATTGACGCCCTTGTACCGATTGGTCGTGGTCAACGTGAGTTGATTATCGGTGACCGTCAGACAGGGAAAACAACTATTGCGATTGATACAATCTTGAACCAAAAAGGTCAAGATATGATCTGTATCTATGTCGCGATTGGACAAAAAGAATCAACAGTTCGTACGCAAGTAGAAACACTTCGTCAGTACGGTGCCTTGGACTACACAATCGTTGTGACTGCCTCTGCTTCACAACCATCTCCATTGCTTTTCCTAGCTCCTTATGCTGGGGTTGCCATGGCGGAAGAATTTATGTACCAAGGTAAGCATGTTTTGATCGTTTATGATGATTTATCAAAACAAGCGGTAGCTTATCGTGAATTGTCTCTCTTGCTTCGTCGTCCTCCAGGTCGTGAAGCCTTCCCAGGGGATGTTTTCTACCTTCACAGCCGTTTGCTTGAGCGCTCAGCTAAAGTTTCTGATGAACTTGGTGGTGGATCAATTACAGCCCTACCATTTATCGAGACACAAGCAGGAGATATCTCTGCCTATATCGCAACCAACGTGATTTCTATCACTGATGGACAAATCTTCCTTGGTGATGGTCTCTTCAATGCGGGTATTCGTCCAGCCATCGATGCGGGTTCATCTGTATCACGTGTAGGTGGTTCTGCGCAAATCAAAGCTATGAAGAAGGTTGCTGGTACACTTCGTATCGACCTTGCTTCATACCGTGAGTTGGAAGCCTTCACTAAGTTTGGTTCTGACTTGGATGCAGCAACACAGGCTAAGTTGAACCGTGGACGTCGTACAGTTGAAGTCTTGAAACAACCTGTTCACAAACCATTGCCTGTTGAGAAACAAGTAACCATTCTTTATGCTTTGACACATGGTTTCTTGGATACTGTTCCAGTAGATGATATTGTTCGTTTTGAGGAAGAGTTCCATGCCTTCTTTGATGCTCAACATCCAGAGATTTTGGAAACCATTCGTGATACAAAAGACTTGCCAGAAGAAGCAGTCTTGGATGCTGCGATTACAGAGTTTCTCAATCAAACCAGCTTCCAATAA
- a CDS encoding ATP synthase F0F1 subunit A, with protein MEESINPTINIGPVTFDLTLTALTLLSVFLIFAFIYWASRNMTLRPKGKQNVLEYLYDFVIGFTEPNLGSHYIKDYSLFYLCLFLFMVIANNLGLMAKLQTTDGTNLWTSPTANLSFDLVLSFCIIVMAHIEGIRRRGIKQYLKGFVTPAFMTPMNLLEEFTNFLSLALRIFGNIFAGEVMTSLLILLSHQAIFWYPVAFGANLVWTAFSVFISCVQAYVFTLLSSMYLGNKINDEE; from the coding sequence ATGGAAGAAAGTATCAATCCAACCATCAATATTGGTCCTGTTACCTTTGATTTAACTTTGACAGCCTTGACTTTGCTGTCTGTGTTTCTGATTTTTGCATTTATCTATTGGGCAAGTCGTAATATGACGTTGAGACCCAAAGGTAAACAAAATGTACTAGAGTATCTCTATGATTTTGTAATTGGATTTACAGAACCTAACCTTGGTTCCCACTACATAAAAGATTACTCACTCTTTTACTTATGTTTATTTCTTTTTATGGTCATCGCCAATAATCTTGGTTTGATGGCTAAACTTCAAACAACAGATGGGACAAACCTTTGGACATCGCCAACTGCAAATCTTTCATTTGACCTTGTCTTGTCTTTCTGTATTATTGTGATGGCGCATATTGAGGGGATTCGTCGTCGTGGGATTAAACAATACCTAAAAGGTTTTGTAACTCCTGCATTTATGACACCGATGAATCTACTTGAAGAATTCACGAATTTCCTTTCTCTTGCTTTGCGGATTTTTGGGAATATCTTTGCAGGTGAAGTAATGACAAGCTTGCTTATCTTACTTTCACATCAGGCTATTTTTTGGTATCCAGTCGCATTTGGGGCAAACTTAGTTTGGACTGCATTTTCCGTGTTCATTTCTTGTGTACAGGCCTATGTCTTTACACTATTATCCTCTATGTACCTAGGAAATAAAATTAATGATGAAGAGTAG
- a CDS encoding ATP synthase F0F1 subunit B, whose translation MHVTVGELIGNFILIAGSFILLLVLIKKFAWSNITGIFEERAEKIASDIDRAEEARQKAEVLAQKREDELAGSRKEAKTIIENAKETAEKSKASILADAKLEAGRLKEKANQEIAQNKAEALQSVKGEVADLTISLAGKIISQNLDGHAHKALIDQYIDQLGEA comes from the coding sequence ATGCACGTAACAGTAGGTGAATTAATTGGTAATTTTATTTTAATCGCTGGCTCTTTTATCCTTTTGCTAGTCTTGATTAAAAAATTTGCATGGTCTAATATTACAGGCATTTTCGAAGAAAGAGCTGAAAAAATTGCTTCAGATATTGATAGAGCTGAAGAAGCACGTCAAAAAGCGGAAGTATTGGCTCAAAAACGCGAAGATGAATTGGCTGGTAGCCGTAAAGAAGCTAAGACAATCATTGAGAATGCGAAAGAAACAGCTGAGAAAAGTAAGGCTAGTATTTTAGCAGATGCTAAACTAGAAGCAGGACGCTTAAAAGAAAAAGCAAACCAAGAAATTGCTCAAAACAAAGCTGAAGCTTTACAAAGCGTTAAGGGTGAGGTAGCAGATTTGACAATCAGCTTGGCTGGTAAAATCATCTCACAAAACCTTGATGGTCATGCCCATAAAGCACTCATTGATCAGTATATCGATCAGCTAGGAGAAGCTTAA
- a CDS encoding ATP F0F1 synthase subunit C (produces ATP from ADP in the presence of a proton gradient across the membrane; subunit C is part of the membrane proton channel F0) → MNLTFFGLCLACMGVSLGEGMLMNGLLKSVARQPDIIAEFRSLMFLGVAFIEGTFFITLVFSFIIK, encoded by the coding sequence ATGAATTTAACATTTTTCGGTCTATGTCTTGCCTGTATGGGTGTGTCTCTTGGTGAGGGTATGTTGATGAACGGTTTGCTTAAATCAGTAGCTCGCCAACCAGATATTATCGCTGAGTTTCGTAGTCTGATGTTTTTAGGGGTTGCCTTTATTGAAGGGACTTTCTTCATAACTCTTGTCTTCTCATTTATTATTAAATAA